A genomic window from Apus apus isolate bApuApu2 chromosome 26, bApuApu2.pri.cur, whole genome shotgun sequence includes:
- the IKBKB gene encoding inhibitor of nuclear factor kappa-B kinase subunit beta isoform X1, translating into MSRPPALQAQTCGPWEMKERLGTGGFGNVIRWHNKETGEQVAIKQCRQELSPRNRERWALEIQIMKRLNHPNVVAARDVPEGMQKLAPNDLPLLAMEYCQGGDLRKYLNQLENCCGLREEAILILLSDIASALRYLHENRIIHRDLKPENIVLQQGEQRLIHKIIDLGYAKELDQGSLCTSFVGTLQYLAPELLEQQKYTVTVDYWSFGTLAFECITGFRPFLPSWQPVQWHTKVRQKSELDIVVSEDLSGEVKFSSSLPRPNNLNSVLAGRLEKWLQLMLMWHPRQRGTDPTYGPNGCFKALDDILNLKLLHVLNMVTGTVHTYPVSEEDTLQTVKARIQSDTGIPEQDQELLQEAGLELFSQKLATKHIADSKVNDAAAADTDLLFLFDNQKVAYEAQVALRPHPESVDCILQDPKKNLHFFQLRKVWGQIWHTIRMLKEDCNRLQQGQRAAMMNLLRYNSTLSKMKNSMASLSQQLKAKLDFFKTSIQIDLEKYKEQIEFGITSEKLLFAWKEMEQAVELCGREDDVDQLVKRMMALQTDIVDLQRSPLSRKQGGTLEDLEEQARELYRRLREKPRDQRTSGDSQEIVRLLLQAIQTFEKKVRVIYAQLSKTVVCKQKALELFPRVEKVMNLMNEDEETVVRLQEKRQKELWNLLKIACSKVRGPVTGSSESVNTSRLGSPGQLLLQVPSGTYSLSESVMESEELVLESQKLCSQLEDVMHDAMKDQEQSFMALDWSWLQAEETNSPEQTQM; encoded by the exons ATGAGCCGGCCGCCGGCCCTGCAGGCGCAGACCTGCGGGCCCTGGGAGATGAAGGAGCGCCTGGGCACCGGCGGCTTCGGGAACGTCATCCGCTGGCACAACAAG GAGACCGGCGAGCAGGTGGCCATCAAGCAGTGCCGGCAGGAGCTGAGCCCGCGCAACCGCGAGCGCTGGGCGCTGGAGATACAGATAATGAAAAG GCTGAACCATCCCAATGTGGTGGCTGCCCGTGACGTCCCTGAAGGGATGCAGAAGCTTGCACCAAATGACTTGCCATTGCTGGCCATGGAGTACTGCCAAGGTGGAGACCTCCGCAAG TACCTGAATCAGCTGGAGAATTGCTGTGGCTTGCGGGAAGAAGCTATTCTCATTTTGTTATCTGATATTG CTTCTGCTCTCAGGTATCTTCATGAGAACAGGATCATCCACAGAGACTTGAAACCAGAGAACATTGTGTTGCAGCAAGGAGAGCAAAGG TTGATACACAAAATCATCGACCTTGGTTATGCTAAGGAGTTGGATCAGGGTAGCCTATGCACATCCTTTGTTGGGACTCTGCAGTACTTG gctccagagctgctggagcagcagaaataCACGGTGACAGTGGATTACTGGAGCTTTGGCACACTAGCCTTTGAGTGCATTACCGGCTTCCGACCGTTCCtgcccagctggcagccagtgcAGTG GCATACAAAAGTGCGACAGAAGAGTGAGCTGGATATTGTTGTTTCAGAAGACTTATCTGGAGAAGTCAAATTTTCTAGCAGTTTACCCCGTCCGAACAATCTAAATAG TGTTTTGGCTGGGAGACTGGAGAAATGGCTGCAACTCATGTTAATGTGGCACCCACGGCAGAGGGGTACAGATCCTACATATGGACCCAATGGGTGTTTCAAAGCTTTGGATGACATTTTGAACTTGAAG TTGCTTCATGTTTTGAACATGGTTACGGGAACTGTACACACCTACCCTGTGTCAGAGGAGGACACTCTGCAGACAGTGAAGGCCAGGATCCAGTCAGATACGGGAATCCCAGAGCAGGaccaagagctgctgcaggaagctggACTTGAATTGTTTTCTCAGAAGTTGGCCACTAAACATATAGCTGATAGCAAG GTGAAtgatgctgcagctgcagacacagacctcctcttcctcttcgATAACCAGAAAGTTGCTTATGAGGCTCAGGTTGCCTTGCGACCTCATCCGGAAAGTGTTGACTGCATCC TTCAGGATCCAAAGAAGAATCTCCACTTTTTCCAGCTGCGGAAAGTGTGGGGTCAGATCTGGCACACAATCCGGATGCTGAAGGAGGACTGTAACCGGCTTCAGCAGGGGCAGCGAGCAGCCAT GATGAATTTGTTGCGTTACAACAGTACCCTGTCAAAGATGAAGAATTCTATGGCctccctttcccagcagctgaaagcaaagctggaCTTCTTCAAAACAAGCATCCAGATTGATCTGGAGAAGTATAAAGAGCAAATTGAATTTGGGATTA CGTCTGAGAAGCTCCTGTTTGCCTGGAAAGAGATGGAGCAAGCTGTGGAACTTTGTGGAAGA GAGGATGATGTGGATCAGCTAGTGAAGAGGATGATGGCCCTGCAGACAGACATTGTGGACCTGCAGAGAAGCCCACTAAGTCGTAAACAAGGAGGAACACTAGAGGATTT GGAAGAACAAGCCAGAGAGCTGTACCGGAGactgagagagaagccaagag ATCAGAGGACAAGTGGTGACAGTCAAGAAATAGTACGACTGCTCCTACAGGCAATCCAgacctttgaaaaaaaagtcagagtcATTTATGCTCAGCTCAG taaaactGTAGTTTGCAAACAGAAGGCACTGGAATTGTTCCCCAGAGTGGAGAAGGTGATGAATTTGATGAATGAAGATGAGGAAACAGTTGTTAGGCTGCAGGAGAAACGACAGAAGGAACTGTGGAACTTGCTGAAAATTGCTTGT agtaaAGTACGTGGTCCTGTTACTGGCAGTTCAGAGAGTGTGAACACATCACGTCTTGGTAGCCCTGGTCAGCTGTTGCTGCAAGTCCCTTCTGGAACCTACAGTTTATCAGAATCTGTCATGGAAAG tgaggagctggtgctggaatCACAGAAACTCTGTAGCCAGCTAGAAGATGTGATGCACGACGCTATGAAGGATCAGGAGCAGAGCTTCATG GCTCTAGATTGGAGCTGGCTtcaggcagaagaaacaaacagccCAGAACAAACCCAGATGTAA
- the IKBKB gene encoding inhibitor of nuclear factor kappa-B kinase subunit beta isoform X2: MQKLAPNDLPLLAMEYCQGGDLRKYLNQLENCCGLREEAILILLSDIASALRYLHENRIIHRDLKPENIVLQQGEQRLIHKIIDLGYAKELDQGSLCTSFVGTLQYLAPELLEQQKYTVTVDYWSFGTLAFECITGFRPFLPSWQPVQWHTKVRQKSELDIVVSEDLSGEVKFSSSLPRPNNLNSVLAGRLEKWLQLMLMWHPRQRGTDPTYGPNGCFKALDDILNLKLLHVLNMVTGTVHTYPVSEEDTLQTVKARIQSDTGIPEQDQELLQEAGLELFSQKLATKHIADSKVNDAAAADTDLLFLFDNQKVAYEAQVALRPHPESVDCILQDPKKNLHFFQLRKVWGQIWHTIRMLKEDCNRLQQGQRAAMMNLLRYNSTLSKMKNSMASLSQQLKAKLDFFKTSIQIDLEKYKEQIEFGITSEKLLFAWKEMEQAVELCGREDDVDQLVKRMMALQTDIVDLQRSPLSRKQGGTLEDLEEQARELYRRLREKPRDQRTSGDSQEIVRLLLQAIQTFEKKVRVIYAQLSKTVVCKQKALELFPRVEKVMNLMNEDEETVVRLQEKRQKELWNLLKIACSKVRGPVTGSSESVNTSRLGSPGQLLLQVPSGTYSLSESVMESEELVLESQKLCSQLEDVMHDAMKDQEQSFMALDWSWLQAEETNSPEQTQM; encoded by the exons ATGCAGAAGCTTGCACCAAATGACTTGCCATTGCTGGCCATGGAGTACTGCCAAGGTGGAGACCTCCGCAAG TACCTGAATCAGCTGGAGAATTGCTGTGGCTTGCGGGAAGAAGCTATTCTCATTTTGTTATCTGATATTG CTTCTGCTCTCAGGTATCTTCATGAGAACAGGATCATCCACAGAGACTTGAAACCAGAGAACATTGTGTTGCAGCAAGGAGAGCAAAGG TTGATACACAAAATCATCGACCTTGGTTATGCTAAGGAGTTGGATCAGGGTAGCCTATGCACATCCTTTGTTGGGACTCTGCAGTACTTG gctccagagctgctggagcagcagaaataCACGGTGACAGTGGATTACTGGAGCTTTGGCACACTAGCCTTTGAGTGCATTACCGGCTTCCGACCGTTCCtgcccagctggcagccagtgcAGTG GCATACAAAAGTGCGACAGAAGAGTGAGCTGGATATTGTTGTTTCAGAAGACTTATCTGGAGAAGTCAAATTTTCTAGCAGTTTACCCCGTCCGAACAATCTAAATAG TGTTTTGGCTGGGAGACTGGAGAAATGGCTGCAACTCATGTTAATGTGGCACCCACGGCAGAGGGGTACAGATCCTACATATGGACCCAATGGGTGTTTCAAAGCTTTGGATGACATTTTGAACTTGAAG TTGCTTCATGTTTTGAACATGGTTACGGGAACTGTACACACCTACCCTGTGTCAGAGGAGGACACTCTGCAGACAGTGAAGGCCAGGATCCAGTCAGATACGGGAATCCCAGAGCAGGaccaagagctgctgcaggaagctggACTTGAATTGTTTTCTCAGAAGTTGGCCACTAAACATATAGCTGATAGCAAG GTGAAtgatgctgcagctgcagacacagacctcctcttcctcttcgATAACCAGAAAGTTGCTTATGAGGCTCAGGTTGCCTTGCGACCTCATCCGGAAAGTGTTGACTGCATCC TTCAGGATCCAAAGAAGAATCTCCACTTTTTCCAGCTGCGGAAAGTGTGGGGTCAGATCTGGCACACAATCCGGATGCTGAAGGAGGACTGTAACCGGCTTCAGCAGGGGCAGCGAGCAGCCAT GATGAATTTGTTGCGTTACAACAGTACCCTGTCAAAGATGAAGAATTCTATGGCctccctttcccagcagctgaaagcaaagctggaCTTCTTCAAAACAAGCATCCAGATTGATCTGGAGAAGTATAAAGAGCAAATTGAATTTGGGATTA CGTCTGAGAAGCTCCTGTTTGCCTGGAAAGAGATGGAGCAAGCTGTGGAACTTTGTGGAAGA GAGGATGATGTGGATCAGCTAGTGAAGAGGATGATGGCCCTGCAGACAGACATTGTGGACCTGCAGAGAAGCCCACTAAGTCGTAAACAAGGAGGAACACTAGAGGATTT GGAAGAACAAGCCAGAGAGCTGTACCGGAGactgagagagaagccaagag ATCAGAGGACAAGTGGTGACAGTCAAGAAATAGTACGACTGCTCCTACAGGCAATCCAgacctttgaaaaaaaagtcagagtcATTTATGCTCAGCTCAG taaaactGTAGTTTGCAAACAGAAGGCACTGGAATTGTTCCCCAGAGTGGAGAAGGTGATGAATTTGATGAATGAAGATGAGGAAACAGTTGTTAGGCTGCAGGAGAAACGACAGAAGGAACTGTGGAACTTGCTGAAAATTGCTTGT agtaaAGTACGTGGTCCTGTTACTGGCAGTTCAGAGAGTGTGAACACATCACGTCTTGGTAGCCCTGGTCAGCTGTTGCTGCAAGTCCCTTCTGGAACCTACAGTTTATCAGAATCTGTCATGGAAAG tgaggagctggtgctggaatCACAGAAACTCTGTAGCCAGCTAGAAGATGTGATGCACGACGCTATGAAGGATCAGGAGCAGAGCTTCATG GCTCTAGATTGGAGCTGGCTtcaggcagaagaaacaaacagccCAGAACAAACCCAGATGTAA
- the VDAC3 gene encoding voltage-dependent anion-selective channel protein 3 isoform X3, translating into MFIQLEFTATGSSNTDTGKASGNLETKYKVKDYGLTFTQKWNTDNTLGTEIAVEDQLAEGLKVALDTTFVPNTGKKSGKLKTSYKREYVNLGCNIDIDLSGPTIYGWAVLGYEGWLAGYQMAFDTAKSKLSQNNFALGYKAGDFQLHTNVNDGTEFGGSIYQKVNNKVETSVNLAWTAGSNNTRFGIAAKYQLDEKTSVVAKVNNASLIGIGYTHALRPGVKLTLSGLVDGKNFSAGGHKVGLGFELEA; encoded by the exons ATGTTTATACAGCTG GAATTCACTGCAACTGGTTCTTCCAACACAGACACAGGCAAGGCTTCAGGCAATCTGGAGACCAAATATAAGGTCAAAGACTATGGACTTACATTCACCCAGAAGTGgaacacagacaacacactGGGAACGGAAATTGCTGTGGAGGATCAG TTGGCTGAAGGACTGAAGGTGGCTCTTGACACTACATTTGTACCAAACACAGG GAAGAAGAGTGGAAAGTTGAAGACTTCCTACAAAAGAGAATATGTAAATCTAGGCTGCAACATAGACATTGATCTCTCTGGACCAACCATCTATGGCTGGGCAGTGTTGGGCTATGAAGGCTGGCTTGCTGGCTACCAGATGGCTTTTGATACAGCTAAGTCCAAGCTTTCACAAAACAACTTTGCCCTGGGTTATAAGGCAGGAGACTTTCAGCTGCACACTAATGT GAATGATGGCACCGAGTTTGGTGGGTCTATTTATCAGAAGGTTAATAATAAGGTTGAGACATCAGTCAATCTTGCATGGACTGCTGGCAGTAACAACACACGTTTTGGTATTGCTGCTAAATATCAACTGGATGAGAAGACTTCTGTTGTG gCCAAAGTGAATAATGCCAGCCTGATTGGAATTGGTTACACTCATGCCCTCCGACCTG GTGTGAAGCTGACCCTCTCAGGCTTGGTTGATGGCAAGAATTTCAGTGCTGGAGGTCACAAAGTTGGGCTGGGATTTGAGCTGGAAGCTTAA
- the VDAC3 gene encoding voltage-dependent anion-selective channel protein 3 isoform X1, which produces MREGRRMRARGHRALSPQAARPADPMAIPPSYSDLGKSARDVFNKGYGFGMVKLELKTKSSTGVEFTATGSSNTDTGKASGNLETKYKVKDYGLTFTQKWNTDNTLGTEIAVEDQLAEGLKVALDTTFVPNTGKKSGKLKTSYKREYVNLGCNIDIDLSGPTIYGWAVLGYEGWLAGYQMAFDTAKSKLSQNNFALGYKAGDFQLHTNVNDGTEFGGSIYQKVNNKVETSVNLAWTAGSNNTRFGIAAKYQLDEKTSVVAKVNNASLIGIGYTHALRPGVKLTLSGLVDGKNFSAGGHKVGLGFELEA; this is translated from the exons ATGCGCGAGGGGCGGCGCATGCGGGCTCGGGGTCACCGAGCCCTCTCCCCGCAGGCGGCGCGGCCGGCAG ATCCAATGGCTATCCCACCATCCTACAGTGACTTGGGAAAGTCTGCCAGGGATGTATTTAACAAGGGATATG GATTTGGAATGGTCAAGCTGGAGCTGAAGACCAAGTCTTCCACTGGGGTG GAATTCACTGCAACTGGTTCTTCCAACACAGACACAGGCAAGGCTTCAGGCAATCTGGAGACCAAATATAAGGTCAAAGACTATGGACTTACATTCACCCAGAAGTGgaacacagacaacacactGGGAACGGAAATTGCTGTGGAGGATCAG TTGGCTGAAGGACTGAAGGTGGCTCTTGACACTACATTTGTACCAAACACAGG GAAGAAGAGTGGAAAGTTGAAGACTTCCTACAAAAGAGAATATGTAAATCTAGGCTGCAACATAGACATTGATCTCTCTGGACCAACCATCTATGGCTGGGCAGTGTTGGGCTATGAAGGCTGGCTTGCTGGCTACCAGATGGCTTTTGATACAGCTAAGTCCAAGCTTTCACAAAACAACTTTGCCCTGGGTTATAAGGCAGGAGACTTTCAGCTGCACACTAATGT GAATGATGGCACCGAGTTTGGTGGGTCTATTTATCAGAAGGTTAATAATAAGGTTGAGACATCAGTCAATCTTGCATGGACTGCTGGCAGTAACAACACACGTTTTGGTATTGCTGCTAAATATCAACTGGATGAGAAGACTTCTGTTGTG gCCAAAGTGAATAATGCCAGCCTGATTGGAATTGGTTACACTCATGCCCTCCGACCTG GTGTGAAGCTGACCCTCTCAGGCTTGGTTGATGGCAAGAATTTCAGTGCTGGAGGTCACAAAGTTGGGCTGGGATTTGAGCTGGAAGCTTAA
- the VDAC3 gene encoding voltage-dependent anion-selective channel protein 3 isoform X2, translated as MAIPPSYSDLGKSARDVFNKGYGFGMVKLELKTKSSTGVEFTATGSSNTDTGKASGNLETKYKVKDYGLTFTQKWNTDNTLGTEIAVEDQLAEGLKVALDTTFVPNTGKKSGKLKTSYKREYVNLGCNIDIDLSGPTIYGWAVLGYEGWLAGYQMAFDTAKSKLSQNNFALGYKAGDFQLHTNVNDGTEFGGSIYQKVNNKVETSVNLAWTAGSNNTRFGIAAKYQLDEKTSVVAKVNNASLIGIGYTHALRPGVKLTLSGLVDGKNFSAGGHKVGLGFELEA; from the exons ATGGCTATCCCACCATCCTACAGTGACTTGGGAAAGTCTGCCAGGGATGTATTTAACAAGGGATATG GATTTGGAATGGTCAAGCTGGAGCTGAAGACCAAGTCTTCCACTGGGGTG GAATTCACTGCAACTGGTTCTTCCAACACAGACACAGGCAAGGCTTCAGGCAATCTGGAGACCAAATATAAGGTCAAAGACTATGGACTTACATTCACCCAGAAGTGgaacacagacaacacactGGGAACGGAAATTGCTGTGGAGGATCAG TTGGCTGAAGGACTGAAGGTGGCTCTTGACACTACATTTGTACCAAACACAGG GAAGAAGAGTGGAAAGTTGAAGACTTCCTACAAAAGAGAATATGTAAATCTAGGCTGCAACATAGACATTGATCTCTCTGGACCAACCATCTATGGCTGGGCAGTGTTGGGCTATGAAGGCTGGCTTGCTGGCTACCAGATGGCTTTTGATACAGCTAAGTCCAAGCTTTCACAAAACAACTTTGCCCTGGGTTATAAGGCAGGAGACTTTCAGCTGCACACTAATGT GAATGATGGCACCGAGTTTGGTGGGTCTATTTATCAGAAGGTTAATAATAAGGTTGAGACATCAGTCAATCTTGCATGGACTGCTGGCAGTAACAACACACGTTTTGGTATTGCTGCTAAATATCAACTGGATGAGAAGACTTCTGTTGTG gCCAAAGTGAATAATGCCAGCCTGATTGGAATTGGTTACACTCATGCCCTCCGACCTG GTGTGAAGCTGACCCTCTCAGGCTTGGTTGATGGCAAGAATTTCAGTGCTGGAGGTCACAAAGTTGGGCTGGGATTTGAGCTGGAAGCTTAA